The following DNA comes from Acidimicrobiales bacterium.
CAGCACCGCGTAGTAGTCCTTCTCGAACCACTCCCGCTGTGGCGCCACGCCCGCGCCCCCTTACCCCTTGACCTTCACCATGGCCGGCCGGAGCAGCCGACCCTTCCAGGTGTAGCCCGTGCGCAGCACCTCGACCACGACGCTCTCCCCGCCCTCGCCGGGCTCGTGGATCACGGCCTCGTGGAGGTTCGGGTCGAACGGCTCGGCGCCGGGGTGCACGCGGGTGAGCCCCTCCTTCTCGAGGGTCCCGAGCAGCGCCGCGAACACCGGCTCGACGTCGCGGTGGCCGTGGTCGATGGCGCTCTCGCAGGCGTCGAGCACGGGCAGCAGCTTGTCGACGATGGACTCGGCGGCGCGGGCGACCTCGTCGGCCTGGCGGGCCATCACCCGCTTCTTGTAGTTCTCGAACTCGGCCCTGGTCCGCTGGTAGGCGTCGAGGTACTCGGCCCGCTCCTCGAGCAGGCGGGGCACGTCGACGTCGTCGGCGGTGGGCGGCGCCGGCACCTCGGAGAGCCCGTCCTCCGGCGGGCCGTCCGGCCCGGCCGGCCCGGTGTCGCCACCGGGCGCGGCCAGGTCGCCGGCCTCGTCGCCGTGCGGGCGCGGCGGCTCCTCCTGCGGCACCGCCGGCTCGGTGCCGAGATCCGGCTCGTGGGCGGTCATCAGGCCGACCTGCCCTCGCCCTCGTCGACGATCTCGGCGTCGACCACGTCGTCGTCACGGGCGCCCGTCCCCGGGCCGCCGGCGCCGTCGCCGTCCGCCCCGTGGCCGCCGCTCGCCGCCGCCTGCTCGTACAGCTTCTGGGTGAAGGCCTGGCTGGCGGTCATGAGGGCGTCGGTGGCCGAGCGGATGGCGCCGATGTCGCTGCCCGACAGGGCCGACTTCAGCTCCGACAGGCGGCTCTCCACCGCCGACTTCTCGTCGCCGGTGATCTTGTCGCCCTGCTCGCGCAGCACCTTCTCGGTCTGGTAGACGAGCGTGTCGGCGTTGTTGCGGACCTCCGCCTCCTCGCGGCGACGCCGGTCCTCCTCCGCGTGGGCCTCGGCGTCGCGGACCATCTTGTCGATGTCGTCCCTCGACAGCGACGACTGGCCGGTGATGGTCATCGACTGCTCCTTGCCGGTCGCCCGGTCCTTGGCCGACACGTGGACGATGCCGTTGGCGTCGATGTCGAAGGTGACCTCGATCTGGGGCACGCCGCGGGGGGCCGGGGGCAGGTCGACGAGCTGGAACTTGCCGAGGGTCTTGTTGAACTGGGCCATCTCCCGCTCGCCCTGGAGCACGTGGATCTCCACCGACGGCTGCATGTCCTCCGCCGTCGTGAACACCTCGGTGCGCCGGGTCGGGATCGTGGTGTTGCGCTCGATCAGGCGGGTCATCACGCCGCCCTTGGTCTCGATGCCGAGCGACAGCGGGGTGACGTCGAGCAGGAGGACGTCCTTCACCTCGCCCTTCAGCACGCCGGCCTGGATGGCGGCGCCGACGGCGACGACCTCGTCGGGGTTGACGCCCTTGTGGGGGTCCTTCCCGGTGAGGCTGCGGACGAGGTCGACGACGGCCGGCATCCTCGTGGAGCCGCCCACGAGGATGACGTGGTCGATCTGCTCCTTGGTGAGCCCGGCGTCCTTGATGGCCTGCTCGAACGGGCCCTTGCACCGGTCGAGGAGGTCGGCGGTGAGCTCCTGGAACTTCGCCCTG
Coding sequences within:
- the grpE gene encoding nucleotide exchange factor GrpE yields the protein MTAHEPDLGTEPAVPQEEPPRPHGDEAGDLAAPGGDTGPAGPDGPPEDGLSEVPAPPTADDVDVPRLLEERAEYLDAYQRTRAEFENYKKRVMARQADEVARAAESIVDKLLPVLDACESAIDHGHRDVEPVFAALLGTLEKEGLTRVHPGAEPFDPNLHEAVIHEPGEGGESVVVEVLRTGYTWKGRLLRPAMVKVKG
- the dnaK gene encoding molecular chaperone DnaK gives rise to the protein MPKAVGIDLGTTNSVVAVLEAGDPVVIPNAEGSRTTPSVVAFSKTGEVLVGEVAKRQAITNPNRTIRSVKRHMGTNWTIDIDGKAYKSQEISARTLQKLKRDAEAYLGDTVTQAVITVPAYFDDAQRTATKEAGQVAGLEVLRIINEPTAAALAYGLDKEGAEQTILVFDLGGGTFDVSILEIGDGVFEVKATHGDTRLGGDDWDQRVIDWLVTSFKNGHGIDLSKDNMAMQRLKEAAEKAKIELSSVQQTQINLPYITAGAEGALHLDETLTRAKFQELTADLLDRCKGPFEQAIKDAGLTKEQIDHVILVGGSTRMPAVVDLVRSLTGKDPHKGVNPDEVVAVGAAIQAGVLKGEVKDVLLLDVTPLSLGIETKGGVMTRLIERNTTIPTRRTEVFTTAEDMQPSVEIHVLQGEREMAQFNKTLGKFQLVDLPPAPRGVPQIEVTFDIDANGIVHVSAKDRATGKEQSMTITGQSSLSRDDIDKMVRDAEAHAEEDRRRREEAEVRNNADTLVYQTEKVLREQGDKITGDEKSAVESRLSELKSALSGSDIGAIRSATDALMTASQAFTQKLYEQAAASGGHGADGDGAGGPGTGARDDDVVDAEIVDEGEGRSA